The Drosophila nasuta strain 15112-1781.00 chromosome 2R, ASM2355853v1, whole genome shotgun sequence genome segment TCACTTTGACATTGAAATACCATATAATTGCAAGCCTTAAGACAAGCACAATCAATCGCacaaacatcaacagcaacacttGAGGTTTGAAACATGCCAGATAGCAGGCCATACTATTATACGAGTATACTCTTATACACCTAGTATGATAGGTGAAGGTAACTAAAGGCGACCGCCTGGTCAAAAAGTGCAAGAGTAAACGACCTCTCTGATCAACGGAAATGCCATTCAAGTGGCCAACCACTCTTGTAGTTTTTCCAGTTTGCaagttttcacttttcacaaCGAGTTCGGCAGGGGTTTAACATGAAGCTTAAATTCAGATTCGTGTTCGGTTTTGTATTTGAGTTGCCTCTTAAAATGTCCGTGCAATTTTCTCCATAGTTATGGAACacacaataataaatgttttgccgCCTTTACTTTCTCTTGAGGATGgtcaaatacatatgtatgtacatgtaaacaaagtatataaataGCAATATGTATAATTAGGACAAAACATTTatgtctatttatttatgtagatGCAATAAGCGTAGTTCATTTTCGAGGCTACACCCACCACGTctgttatatttaataatattgtagaGGAACTAGTTGCGCTTAAATAAAACGGCTTATAGTTTTTtgataaaaccaaaaatatgtACTTCCTTATGCtgagaaataaatttaatttaataaaactttgcacaatttatattataaaataaaaatgaaagtaacGTCATAATAAAGAGGAGAACTCGATTAAGACATATCCCGTCTCGTTATTTTCCTAACTGaaaaaaattcattgaattaTGACCATTGttgatttcaaaaatttcaattcgcCCAATCGCATATCTCTTTGACACTCTGATTGCTTATAATCATATTAAGAAATAATCAACACGATcgataaaatgaaataaaagctGCAATCATCATTGATGATATGACCAAACGTAAGCGCTTATTAATTTCGCCAAAAGCACCGTTTAGCCAAAATAGAAGAAAGTGAGTGAATGGAGGGCATTGTAATTATAGCCTTTTATACACAAACACTCAAATGCTTTTATgacagaaacaacaaaaatattaagaaaaacGTTTGGCGCCGTGTTATTTAAGCCCCCAATTCTGCCGCAGTCTCTCGACTCTCTCATCATTCACATTTTGATTACAtcaaacaacgacaacaacaacacatatCAAACAAGCTTCAGCTGATATGCCAAAGaaagacacacaaaaataaaagagaaataaaaccaaaaaaaaaaaatcacaagcAACAAGACGCTACTTTCGTTTTCTGCAAGCTCCAAGCTAAGCTCCCGCACGAGTTGGGCCTCAAGCACTCAGCACTAGGAaagtttgtatttatttatttataaacatatattgtacatatattttttgttgcctctttgtttgtatttgtttttcgttttcatcCATTATTTGTGGTGGAGGTATGGAGGTCATTGACCCACGCGATGGCCACAAATGCGTATGCGTCTGCGCCTTGTTTTTCAGCGTACGTGTGGGTTATCGACAGTTCAcgttttaaaatgtttaaggcGATGGGGCTAAATCCACTTCATagtttaatgaaatgaaaaactagCAAAACAGGCATTGAAGAAGTGTGAAAAGTGTGATCAAGTACTTTCCACTTTCACTGCAAGCACCGATCGATTTACACTAACTTTAGTGTACCCTTTCTGCCTCGCAAATGTATTAGacataaaatttgaatttataactattttttagatatttttagattattaccgcattgttttgcttttattaaaaatggacAGCAGggatatataccatatatatgaatatatgcatatattttcagaatattcAAAAGATTTcatataatgcaaaatatatcagattctTAATCAAAGTAACGTGGTCCCGAATGcagcctttttttttttgttgtaatataacaatatttctttaataatcatACCATCTTTATGTCAtcgcaaataaatttaaaataatcataattgcTGTTACAAATAGACTCTGTTATTCGATTTTCTCACTCACTggttttaaaaaatatcaaaatatataaatagaacagtaagttttgaataaataaataatattcgaGTCATAACAGCTTCATGAGCTATTAATTAAAGCCGAGAAAAAAAGTAAGGCAACCtgttaataaaagcaataaatgaaaatccATAGTGTCAAAAGTAAAGGCCCCCTATAATAGTGCTGTGATTATTGATGCGATTTCTCAACGCATATCACACATTGCATAAACACACAAGCATACTCGCCAGCCGCtatgtacaaatatataacGAACTTGTTTGAGTCAGAGTTTTGACTTCCAACAGCCGACTTCCAACTTGATGCAAGTTAAACGTTTTATAAATAGATGCCGTGATCGTCCACCAACACCATTCGGACACAAAGTTTGAAcgcaaccacaaccacaacattCACATCGACACATCCAGGATGAGGAcatattaatcaaaaaaaaaaatggatgCTTCTGTTCTTCCAGTTTCCAGCACATCGATGAGCTGGCTCGACAGTCGCATGCACAAAAGATCTCATTACGTCGCACAGCTCTAGAGGGGTTGTGCCCGGTCCGAGATGCACCACCCTGCATGCCGGCTTCGGATAGATATCGCACTCATGATGGAACCTGCAATAATAAGAGAAGGCCTCGTTGGGGAGCTGCTCAGATGCCATTCAATCGCTTTTTTGCCTCCAGAATACGGCGATGGCGTAGACAGTGTTCGGAGCTCGACGGATGGCAGCACATTATCCTCGTCACGTTTTGTCAGCCTCCTGGTGCACGGAGCCCGTGAGGGTGAAGCTCCACTCACTCTGATGATAGTTCAATGGGGTCAACTGCTGGATCACGATATAACGTCAACGGCACAGCCTCGGTTAGTAATAAGATAATATTTACCGCATTTCCATGCCATGGTTAAATGTTGATATATTATTTGCAGATCCATTAACGGTTCCATACCCAGCTGTTGCGGCGGCAAGGACTTTCATCCATCGTGCTTTCCCATCAAGGTGCCACTAGACGATCCATGGTTGTCGCCACTCAACGTTCGCTGTTTGGAGTTTCTGCGTTCTGCCCCAGCACAACGTCGTGACTGTGTGCTATCTTGGCGGGAGCAAACCAACCAAGCCACGTCGTACATTGATGCATCGCCCATTTACTCGAACAGCGCCAAGTCTTCGGATAACGCTCGAGTCTTCCGTAATGGCCTACTGATCTATGGTCGCGGAAATCCCTCAGACGATGTGTGTCAGCGAGGAGCTATTGCCTCAAAATGTATTCGAGCTGGCGATGGGCGGAGTGGAGAGCAGCCCGGGCTACTAGCAATGCATCATGTATGGGTAGGAGAGCACAATCGTATAGCAATGGAGTTGAATGATCTAAATCCCCACTGGAGCGACGAGAAGATCTATCAGGAGACCCGACGTATTGTGGGCGCCATGTTTCAACATATCACCTATCGGGAGTTTTTGCCCTTGGTGCTAGGAAACGAGGTTTGCAAGTTGTTTGACTTGCAGCTTCTTAGCTCCGGTTTCTATGAAGGCTATGACCCAAAGATTAATCCTTCGGTGGCCAATTCATTCTCTTCTGCAGCTTTTCGGTTTGGTCATTCTTTGGTACAGAATTCCTACACCAGATGCGATCGCCATCATAATGTAATAAACAACAGTAAGGCCTCTATATAACTAACGCAAAACAAATAGCCACAAAagattcttcttcttctagaTGTCAGCTTACATGAGGAGTTCCAGAACGGGGACATTGGAACAGCGGGTTCCCTGCATCGTCTCCTGCGAGGAATGGCTTCACAGCGAGCTCTGAAGCGCGATGAGTTTATTACGCCTGAGCTGACTAATCATCTATTTCAAACGCCAGGATTTCCCTTTGGTCTTGATTTGGCTGCCATTAATATACAACGTGGACGTGATCATGGTTTGCCTCCGTACACTTCATGGCGTGTGCCATGTGGTTTGAGTCCCATTCAAAGCTGGGATGAATTTGGTAAAACTGCTATGGGTTAACTCGCATTAGAAATCTTCTAATGTCCTCAACACTCTTGTTTCAGCTAACGTAGTCGGACCGGAATCTTCAAAGCGGATTGGCCATGCCTATCGCAGTGTACACGACATCGATCTCTTCGTTGGCGGAATTGCTGAAAGGCCGGTGGTCGGAGGCCTAGTTGGTCCCACATTCGCTTGCATCATAGCTCAGCAGTTTAGTAACTCGCGCCGTGGGGATCGCTTCTGGTATGAAAATAGCGGCTTCGAGAGTTCTTTTACACCAGCCCAGCTGCACTCCCTCCGACGGGTATCGCTGTCGCAAGTCCTGTGCCGGGCAGTTGGGGGTGGCACCTTTCAACCGCACATTTTTATTCCAGCTGAGTTTACAGACAACGAGCGTCAGAACTGTGGCACTGGCCTCCTTAGTCCAATTGACCTTAGTCCATGGCTAGAACTTGACCCGTTCGCACCACCTCGGCCCATCCATGGCGATGTTgatcatatttttaatatcattaGCCCTAACGAAATAAGTGCACCTTCCATCGTTAAAGAGGACAAAGCGGGATTTTCAAATCGAGTGAAACCCGCCCGACCACACATTGAATTCAGCCCTAATTCATCAAACGGATTTCAGCGACCTGACAATAAAAACGACAACACGACAAACAAAGTTAGCGACAAACTTGATTTAATACGAAAACCGACGACAAATAGTAACAGTCATAATAACAATCCCCAACGCAAAGCATCTGTTAATAATAAGTTGGACAAGTCCCCCAAAATTAcgataaacataaaaaacgtGATTACCAGAAATCCTTCTACAACAGTTCCGAAAAAGACAGTGATAATTAACAATGTACCCTTAGAGTTACGCAAAGCCGTGAGTGTAAATACATCTACATCGCTTCCAAAGAATGACATTTCCCTAGCATCGCGGAGTGACGATAACCCAGGCCTGGAAGGTCTTACTGAAAGCTCGCGAGCTGCGACGGTCGTAAGCGATCCGACAAACCCGACTAACTTAACGAGTAAACGAGAACTGCGACGTTTGACAACATTGATGAAACCATCAAACGACAAAACCTCAGACATGGACGCAGATGAACGACTTCTGGATACTCAGGGTAACATTACAGAAATTACCTCGGGATTAATTATACATTCCGATTCCACACCAAGCATGATTCTCGGCCGTTCAAGTCGTACTACGAAGTCGTCCAAATTGTACAGAACAACAAAGCGTGGTGTCGAACTACGTAGTCAGTATCAAAGTCGACCGCCTTATCCACAAAAGGTTGTTGTCAACGGTCCTAATACAAGTGATCAatacgaaattgaaattaatatacgaCAAACGAATAAAGGTCCAGTAACGCGACCCGTGGAATCAGATTATTCCGAATACACTACATCGACTAATTACAAGCCCTTCAATACCTATGAGAACAGTTATGCGccaaattatttgcataaatttgcgAGTACAACGCCTAGCTACACCTATTATCCAACTCATAGGGACACTAATTTGCCACTACAAAAAACCAAACCCCCGACTATTATCTACTTGAACGACATTGAAGATAGACGGACTTCCACCCGACCACCGAACATCTTCCAAAATTTCTTAAGCTTTGCCACCAACGGACTTAAcccaaatataaataaacgaCCAACTGAGGCAACTGATCTGAGTCCGATCTCAGCGGGCCAAAAGCCTCGACCCTATCACGAGGCTTCTGTGGTTAACAGTCCGCTTAGCGGAAGTAACTCACAAGCTGGATATGCTACCTCTGGGCAGTCACTTCCCGTTTCGACAAATTCCCAAATGGGCGTCAATTCCCCATCAACCTATCTG includes the following:
- the LOC132784845 gene encoding LOW QUALITY PROTEIN: uncharacterized protein LOC132784845 (The sequence of the model RefSeq protein was modified relative to this genomic sequence to represent the inferred CDS: deleted 1 base in 1 codon), translated to MPQMWTLLLLLFGMVMGYEGNIERNNKLLTDELPRPLTPLEELPDNQNQSERNPRSRRPTLMDVALQQSVQQGLNAMAELYGRIQPQMLLNGQTLQHNHPAALLSRFNAPNTETEHREMAAYATIEAAKAFRQNFQHIDELARQSHAQKISLRRTALEGLCPVRDAPPCMPASDRYRTHDGTCNNKRRPRWGAAQMPFNRFLPPEYGDGVDSVRSSTDGSTLSSSRFVSLLVHGAREGEAPLTLMIVQWGQLLDHDITSTAQPRSINGSIPSCCGGKDFHPSCFPIKVPLDDPWLSPLNVRCLEFLRSAPAQRRDCVLSWREQTNQATSYIDASPIYSNSAKSSDNARVFRNGLLIYGRGNPSDDVCQRGAIASKCIRAGDGRSGEQPGLLAMHHVWVGEHNRIAMELNDLNPHWSDEKIYQETRRIVGAMFQHITYREFLPLVLGNEVCKLFDLQLLSSGFYEGYDPKINPSVANSFSSAAFRFGHSLVQNSYTRCDRHHNVINNNVSLHEEFQNGDIGTAGSLHRLLRGMASQRALKRDEFITPELTNHLFQTPGFPFGLDLAAINIQRGRDHGLPPYTSWRVPCGLSPIQSWDEFANVVGPESSKRIGHAYRSVHDIDLFVGGIAERPVVGGLVGPTFACIIAQQFSNSRRGDRFWYENSGFESSFTPAQLHSLRRVSLSQVLCRAVGGGTFQPHIFIPAEFTDNERQNCGTGLLSPIDLSPWLELDPFAPPRPIHGDVDHIFNIISPNEISAPSIVKEDKAGFSNRVKPARPHIEFSPNSSNGFQRPDNKNDNTTNKVSDKLDLIRKPTTNSNSHNNNPQRKASVNNKLDKSPKITINIKNVITRNPSTTVPKKTVIINNVPLELRKAVSVNTSTSLPKNDISLASRSDDNPGLEGLTESSRAATVVSDPTNPTNLTSKRELRRLTTLMKPSNDKTSDMDADERLLDTQGNITEITSGLIIHSDSTPSMILGRSSRTTKSSKLYRTTKRGVELRSQYQSRPPYPQKVVVNGPNTSDQYEIEINIRQTNKGPVTRPVESDYSEYTTSTNYKPFNTYENSYAPNYLHKFASTTPSYTYYPTHRDTNLPLQKTKPPTIIYLNDIEDRRTSTRPPNIFQNFLSFATNGLNPNINKRPTEATDLSPISAGQKPRPYHEASVVNSPLSGSNSQAGYATSGQSLPVSTNSQMGVNSPSTYLHASSSVISSGHFGSISGVASANGADSTFSFNIRPRPHTNDNPYPVFSSNARPQSFGASYGYASHVPYQQSQPHLFYDRELSQTHTSPFSTGTAAGQKPWSQPQYYDRSPELKEIGNSNNDPSSTDHKLDLRDYDYLSRTLTNITEDENLHDTTEDYVYDEDEPNKIINFANLGKQAGYLKLSSQNDIGTELKDEISKNISTNNDNRTYVDDNYVLPMLENNPMTYVTEMPNPILSSSTNSNVSVFPDTISKQLGSKILAETIEYDAQAENLKQSARYKQHTNVAFAPIILLTKPDRPDNWVIYNKTNEEPLLPQPPIVSTGIGAEPTVEVPTPFNKGKRNKGLKQEPSEIEIEKKAVEMPN